In Strix aluco isolate bStrAlu1 chromosome 33, bStrAlu1.hap1, whole genome shotgun sequence, the following proteins share a genomic window:
- the BICRA gene encoding BRD4-interacting chromatin-remodeling complex-associated protein isoform X1, which produces MCRCLAGSWLRSPCGDVWETPRRLLLKHHVDMDDEDGRCLLDVICDPQALNDFLHGSEKIDSDDLLDNTGDAASAFFEGAGLHVQEASGNHLSTEPSQPTTSVDLDFLEDDILGSPASAGANLPNSEQPCDILQQSLQEANITEQTLEAEAELDLGSFQLPTLQPVVQAGSDGAPQIFSGGADLIGLQQPAVLTHQALVQQSVGAEVVNKTISVQPFLQQVGLGNVTIQPISNLQGLPNGSPGGTLGIGPIQVVGQQVMAINQPAQQIIAKQVQPSGVATMPVGSYITQTAPEQQQVTLASTGVSPQNAGLVIQKNVPTVATTTLNGNSMFGNVSGTQGSQPLTVTSNLSSPLVQAQNVIIHRTPTPIQPKPAGVLQQKLYQITPKPFGPNNTTLTIQNEAALQQQKAQQNLTFMAGKPGQNVVLSGFPQGLPANVFKQPPPQQQALSKPMSVHLLNQSSSIVIPAQHVPQAMLQGQNQFLLPGQLAGASAVQLPQQLSALPANMGGQILTTSHPGGQAHIITSQGPGGQLITNQALPAQILTNQNIAGQLNLGQVLTSQNAHGTAHILSAPIQLQPGQVGQPALFQMPVSLAGSLTTQSQPSVATSLGQTGQTVIQGVTLPNQVAMLNATENLGQAVSIQTSATSQSLGLGQPQPASGASLLPATDQSSILTVQTAAQPPAPLQLNVPPPPPPPPAQQPGTSQPSPSLASSPEKIILGQAAAGPVINQDSMQMFLQQLPAGQQKLPGASPSPSPSLPPPPLGESPQLSAAHLPQIQSPHPSRPPSQPQPLSRPPSRPHSRPPSQPQTLSRPPSEPLSRSCTPQAPVPGLYVIQNQLASSPLGGGQHPLRPPSQPPFQPPPAEPPAPTSLPVPLPTPAEAQHAPSPHFQLQFPPQGQIKPPTPTHTLHLTTEQPRNFPMVPNQFPTLPAAPNPAPQPKQILDRFQQVPQGIILQAKQQPPSSQASPALAQFSGTQGGTGTGTTAAPTHGHAPAALPPASAGITAPVPAESKTLSGVSTPISAGKGAAAPGKSGTPLAIQQPVQTKPGVISSVSGLNLAKGPLQIQVVGKGLSQLVPSVPGQGQQLYDSKLGLKKAPTLQPSKEACFLEQLHKHQGAVLHPDYKTPFRSFDDALQRLLPYHVYQGMLPSEQDCRKVDEEFEVVSTQLLKRTQAMLNKYRLLLLEESRRVSPSAEMVMIDRMFIQEEKTMLALDKQLAKEKPDEYVSSSSRLQGHPPAAAPASSSSSSSSSSGSTPTPENPKLPLAPSAPPLHPTKLVIKHSGGSPSVTWAKASPSLDGDEDALPSRSKPPIKTYEARSRIGLKLKIKQEAGLSKVVHNTALDPVHQPPAAACRVIKGPPDPPPPPPPPPPSAAAGQMNGTVDHVGAAAAAPPAEKKPVVTYCRLPLRKTYRENVDAPAAEKPDGGSNKPDRPPLPAATAKPEDGPRGVITSRKSHDGPSGKNRPEENPKLLFLNRGDARSLVVQPKGDDGAGGLMKELAEVEDEFYRGMIKPEPPDQELTWEVPLPPAKRRKSESFEVDNASFSSDSPQDDSLNEHLQSAIDSILNLQQPQAGAQNVRTPSSSYNSSSSPFSSPVHRTDAYLAPNHNGGLGARTLNR; this is translated from the exons TTGACATGGATGATGAAGACGGCCGGTGCTTGCTAGATGTAATTTG CGATCCTCAGGCCTTGAACGATTTTTTACATGGATCCGAAAAG ATTGACAGTGATGATCTCCTGGACAACACAGGAGATGCAGCCAGTGCCTTTTTTGAAGGTGCTGgg CTGCACGTCCAAGAGGCCTCTGGCAACCACCTGAGCACTGAGCCGAGCCAACCCACCACCAGCGTGGACCTCGATTTTTTGGAAGATGACATCCTGGGCTCGCCGGCCAGCGCCGGGGCGAACTTGCCCAACTCGGAGCAACCCTGCGACATCCTCCAGCAGAGCCTTCAAGAGGCCAATATCACCGAGCAGACGCTGGAGGCTGAGGCTGAGCTGGATCTGGGTTCTTTCCAGTTGCCCACCCTTCAGCCTGTGGTGCAGGCGGGCTCCGACGGCGCCCCGCAGATCTTTTCTGGCGGCGCCGACCTCATCGGCTTGCAGCAACCCGCCGTCCTGACGCACCAGGCTTTGGTGCAGCAGTCGGTGGGCGCCGAGGTGGTCAACAAAACCATCAGTGTTCAACCTTTCCTTCAACAAGTTGGGTTGGGCAACGTCACCATCCAACCCATCTCTAATCTTCAGGGTTTGCCCAACGGTAGCCCTGGGGGGACACTGGGCATCGGGCCTATCCAAGTAGTTGGCCAACAAGTGATGGCCATCAATCAGCCGGCCCAACAGATCATCGCCAAGCAGGTTCAGCCCTCGGGAGTGGCCACCATGCCAGTGGGCAGCTACATCACCCAAACGGCGCCCGAGCAGCAGCAGGTCACACTGGCCTCCACGGGGGTTTCTCCGCAAAACGCCGGCCTCGTCATCCAAAAGAACGTACCGACGGTGGCCACCACGACGCTCAACGGCAACTCCATGTTCGGCAACGTCTCGGGGACCCAGGGCTCCCAACCGCTCACCGTCACCTCCAACCTGAGCAGCCCTTTGGTGCAGGCCCAGAACGTCATCATCCACCGGACGCCCACCCCGATTCAACCCAAACCCGCCGGCGTCCTGCAGCAGAAGCTCTACCAGATCACCCCCAAACCCTTCGGCCCCAACAACACCACCTTGACCATCCAGAACGAAGCCGCCCTGCAGCAGCAAAAGGCCCAACAGAACTTGACCTTCATGGCCGGCAAACCCGGGCAGAACGTGGTGCTGTCGGGCTTCCCCCAGGGCCTCCCTGCCAACGTCTTCaagcagccgccgccgcagcaACAAGCCCTCAGCAAACCCATGAGCGTCCACCTGCTAAACCAGAGCAGCAGCATCGTCATCCCGGCGCAGCACGTCCCCCAGGCCATGCTGCAGGGTCAAAACCAGTTCTTGCTCCCCGGGCAACTGGCGGGGGCTTCCGCCGTGCAGCTCCCGCAGCAGCTCTCCGCCTTGCCGGCAAACATGGGGGGACAAATCCTGACCACCTCGCACCCCGGCGGGCAAGCCCACATCATCACGAGCCAAGGGCCCGGCGGGCAACTGATCACCAACCAAGCTTTGCCGGCGCAGATCCTCACCAACCAGAACATCGCCGGCCAGCTGAACCTGGGCCAGGTTCTCACCTCCCAGAACGCCCACGGCACCGCTCACATCCTCTCGGCCCCCATCCAGCTCCAACCCGGGCAAGTGGGCCAGCCGGCGCTTTTCCAGATGCCCGTTTCCTTGGCTGGCAGTTTGACCACTCAAAGCCAACCCTCCGTAGCCACTTCTTTAGGCCAAACTGGCCAAACGGTGATCCAGGGTGTGACGTTACCCAACCAGGTGGCCATGCTCAACGCCACCGAGAACCTGGGCCAGGCCGTCAGCATCCAAACCTCGGCTACTAGCCAGAGCCTGGGCCTCGGCCAGCCCCAACCGGCCTCGGGAGCCAGCTTGTTGCCCGCCACCGACCAATCCTCCATCCTCACCGTCCAAACCGCCGCTCAACCGCCCGCCCCGCTGCAGCTCAACGTCCCACCGCCGCCTCCACCGCCGCCCGCCCAGCAGCCAGGGacttcccagcccagccccagcctggcctccAGCCCGGAGAAGATCATCCTGGGCCAGGCGGCCGCCGGACCCGTCATCAACCAGGACTCCATGCAGATGTTCCTGCAGCAG TTACCCGCAGGGCAGCAGAAGCTCCCTGGAGcctccccgtccccgtccccttcgctacctcctcctcccctgggGGAGAGCCCGCAGCTCTCGGCCGCCCACCTCCCCCAAATTCaatccccccacccctcccgtcCCCCTTCCCAACCCCAACCCCTCTCCCGCCCCCCATCCCGTCCCCACTCGCGTCCCCCTTCCCAACCTCAGACCCTCTCCCGGCCCCCCTCGGAGCCGCTTTCCCGCTCCTGCACCCCGCAAGCCCCCGTGCCGGGCCTCTACGTCATCCAAAACCAATTAGCCTCGTCCCCCCtcgggggggggcagcaccctTTGCGCCCCCCCTCCCAACCCCCTTTCCAACCGCCGCCGGCGGAACCCCCCGCGCCGACATCTCTCCCCGTCCCGCTGCCGACGCCAGCGGAGGCCCAACACGCTCCTTCCCCCCATTTCCAACTGCAGTTTCCCCCCCAGGGGCAAATCAAACCCCCCACTCCCACCCACACTCTCCATTTAACCACGGAGCAACCCCGGAACTTCCCGATGGTCCCAAACCAATTCCCGACCCTCCCGGCCGCCCCCAACCCCGCTCCTCAGCCGAAGCAAATCCTGGACAGGTTCCAGCAG GTGCCGCAGGGGATCATCCTGCAAGCGaagcagcagccccccagcagccaGGCGTCCCCCGCGCTCGCCCAGTTCAGCGGCACgcagggggggacggggacggggacgacGGCAGCCCCCACGCACGGCCACgcgcccgccgccctcccgcccgccTCCGCAG GTATTACCGCCCCAGTTCCTGCAGAGAGTAAAACCTTATCTGGCGTTTCCACCCCGATTTCTGCCGGGAAAGGGGCTGCGGCCCCGGGGAAGTCAGGAACTCCTCTCGCCATACAGCAGCCAGTTCAG ACAAAGCCCGGCGTCATCAGTTCCGTCTCGGGCCTGAACCTGGCCAAAGGGCCGCTGCAGATCCAGGTGGTGGGGAAGGGCCTGTCGCAGCTCGTGCCCTcggtccccgggcagggccagCAGCTG TACGACTCCAAGCTCGGCCTGAAGAAAGCCCCGACACTACAGCCCAGCAAGGAAGCTTG tttcCTGGAGCAGCTGCACAAGCACCAGGGCGCGGTGCTGCACCCCGACTACAAGACGCCGTTCCGCTCCTTCGACGACGCTTTGCAGCGGCTCCTGCCCTACCACGTCTACCAGGGGATGCTCCCCTCGGAGCAGGACTGCAGGAAGG TGGACGAGGAGTTCGAAGTGGTGTCCACCCAGCTGCTAAAGCGCACGCAAGCCATGCTCAACAAGTACCGCCTGCTGCTCCTGGAGGAGTCTCGG agGGTCAGCCCTTCCGCGGAGATGGTGATGATCGACCGCATGTTCATCCAGGAGGAAAAGACCATGTTGGCGCTCGACAAGCAGCTGGCCAAGGAGAAACCAG ACGAATACGTCTCCTCGTCCTCCCGCttgcagggccacccccctgcggCGGCcccggcctcctcctcctcctcctcttcctcctcctccggctCAACCCCGACCCCCGAGAACCCGAAGCTGCCCCTggccccctccgcgccccccctgcaccccaccaAACTGGTGATCAAACACAGTGGGGGCTCCCCCTCGGTCACCTGGGCCAAGGCCTCCCCCTCGCTGGACGGCGACGAGGACGCGCTGCCCTCGCGCAGCAAACCCCCCATCAAAACCTACGAGGCGCGGAGCCGCATCGGCCTTAAGCTCAAGATTAAGCAAGAAGCCGGGCTTAGCAAAGTGGTCCACAACACCGCGCTCGACCCCGTCCACCaaccccccgccgccgcctgccgcGTCATCAAAGGCCCCCCCGatccgccccccccgccgccgccgccgccgccctcggcCGCCGCGGGGCAGATGAACGGAACCGTCGACCACGTCGGTGCCGCCGCGGCGGCTCCTCCCGCCGAGAAAAAACCCGTCGTCACCTACTGCCGCCTGCCGCTGCGCAAAACCTACCGCGAGAACGTCGACGCGCCGGCGGCCGAGAAACCCGACGGCGGCTCCAACAAACCCGAcagaccccccctccccgccgccaccgccaaACCCGAGGACGGACCCCGCGGCGTCATCACGTCGCGCAAGAGCCACGACGGCCCCTCGGGGAAGAACCGGCCGGAGGAAAACCCCAAACTCCTCTTCCTCAACCGCGGCGACGCTCGGTCTTTGGTCGTCCAACCCAAAGGCGACGACGGCGCCGGCGGGTTGATGAAAGAACTGGCGGAAGTCGAGGACGAGTTTTATCGCGGGATGATTAAACCCGAACCTCCGGATCAAGAACTTACCTGGGAGGTTCCGTTGCCGCCGGCGAAACGGAGAAAATCCGAATCCTTCGAGGTGGACAACGCCAGTTTCTCCAGCGACAGCCCCCAGGACGATTCCCTCAACGAGCACCTCCAGAGCGCCATCGACAGCATCCTCAACCTGCAGCAACCTCAGGCCGGGGCCCAGAACGTCCGGACGCCTTCCTCCTCGTACAACTCCTCTTCCTCGCCCTTCTCCTCGCCCGTCCACCGGACGGACGCCTACCTTGCCCCCAATCACAACGGTGGCCTTGGCGCCAGGACGTTGAACAGATAA
- the BICRA gene encoding BRD4-interacting chromatin-remodeling complex-associated protein isoform X3 has translation MCRCLAGSWLRSPCGDVWETPRRLLLKHHVDMDDEDGRCLLDVICDPQALNDFLHGSEKIDSDDLLDNTGDAASAFFEGAGLHVQEASGNHLSTEPSQPTTSVDLDFLEDDILGSPASAGANLPNSEQPCDILQQSLQEANITEQTLEAEAELDLGSFQLPTLQPVVQAGSDGAPQIFSGGADLIGLQQPAVLTHQALVQQSVGAEVVNKTISVQPFLQQVGLGNVTIQPISNLQGLPNGSPGGTLGIGPIQVVGQQVMAINQPAQQIIAKQVQPSGVATMPVGSYITQTAPEQQQVTLASTGVSPQNAGLVIQKNVPTVATTTLNGNSMFGNVSGTQGSQPLTVTSNLSSPLVQAQNVIIHRTPTPIQPKPAGVLQQKLYQITPKPFGPNNTTLTIQNEAALQQQKAQQNLTFMAGKPGQNVVLSGFPQGLPANVFKQPPPQQQALSKPMSVHLLNQSSSIVIPAQHVPQAMLQGQNQFLLPGQLAGASAVQLPQQLSALPANMGGQILTTSHPGGQAHIITSQGPGGQLITNQALPAQILTNQNIAGQLNLGQVLTSQNAHGTAHILSAPIQLQPGQVGQPALFQMPVSLAGSLTTQSQPSVATSLGQTGQTVIQGVTLPNQVAMLNATENLGQAVSIQTSATSQSLGLGQPQPASGASLLPATDQSSILTVQTAAQPPAPLQLNVPPPPPPPPAQQPGTSQPSPSLASSPEKIILGQAAAGPVINQDSMQMFLQQVPQGIILQAKQQPPSSQASPALAQFSGTQGGTGTGTTAAPTHGHAPAALPPASAGITAPVPAESKTLSGVSTPISAGKGAAAPGKSGTPLAIQQPVQTKPGVISSVSGLNLAKGPLQIQVVGKGLSQLVPSVPGQGQQLYDSKLGLKKAPTLQPSKEACFLEQLHKHQGAVLHPDYKTPFRSFDDALQRLLPYHVYQGMLPSEQDCRKVDEEFEVVSTQLLKRTQAMLNKYRLLLLEESRRVSPSAEMVMIDRMFIQEEKTMLALDKQLAKEKPDEYVSSSSRLQGHPPAAAPASSSSSSSSSSGSTPTPENPKLPLAPSAPPLHPTKLVIKHSGGSPSVTWAKASPSLDGDEDALPSRSKPPIKTYEARSRIGLKLKIKQEAGLSKVVHNTALDPVHQPPAAACRVIKGPPDPPPPPPPPPPSAAAGQMNGTVDHVGAAAAAPPAEKKPVVTYCRLPLRKTYRENVDAPAAEKPDGGSNKPDRPPLPAATAKPEDGPRGVITSRKSHDGPSGKNRPEENPKLLFLNRGDARSLVVQPKGDDGAGGLMKELAEVEDEFYRGMIKPEPPDQELTWEVPLPPAKRRKSESFEVDNASFSSDSPQDDSLNEHLQSAIDSILNLQQPQAGAQNVRTPSSSYNSSSSPFSSPVHRTDAYLAPNHNGGLGARTLNR, from the exons TTGACATGGATGATGAAGACGGCCGGTGCTTGCTAGATGTAATTTG CGATCCTCAGGCCTTGAACGATTTTTTACATGGATCCGAAAAG ATTGACAGTGATGATCTCCTGGACAACACAGGAGATGCAGCCAGTGCCTTTTTTGAAGGTGCTGgg CTGCACGTCCAAGAGGCCTCTGGCAACCACCTGAGCACTGAGCCGAGCCAACCCACCACCAGCGTGGACCTCGATTTTTTGGAAGATGACATCCTGGGCTCGCCGGCCAGCGCCGGGGCGAACTTGCCCAACTCGGAGCAACCCTGCGACATCCTCCAGCAGAGCCTTCAAGAGGCCAATATCACCGAGCAGACGCTGGAGGCTGAGGCTGAGCTGGATCTGGGTTCTTTCCAGTTGCCCACCCTTCAGCCTGTGGTGCAGGCGGGCTCCGACGGCGCCCCGCAGATCTTTTCTGGCGGCGCCGACCTCATCGGCTTGCAGCAACCCGCCGTCCTGACGCACCAGGCTTTGGTGCAGCAGTCGGTGGGCGCCGAGGTGGTCAACAAAACCATCAGTGTTCAACCTTTCCTTCAACAAGTTGGGTTGGGCAACGTCACCATCCAACCCATCTCTAATCTTCAGGGTTTGCCCAACGGTAGCCCTGGGGGGACACTGGGCATCGGGCCTATCCAAGTAGTTGGCCAACAAGTGATGGCCATCAATCAGCCGGCCCAACAGATCATCGCCAAGCAGGTTCAGCCCTCGGGAGTGGCCACCATGCCAGTGGGCAGCTACATCACCCAAACGGCGCCCGAGCAGCAGCAGGTCACACTGGCCTCCACGGGGGTTTCTCCGCAAAACGCCGGCCTCGTCATCCAAAAGAACGTACCGACGGTGGCCACCACGACGCTCAACGGCAACTCCATGTTCGGCAACGTCTCGGGGACCCAGGGCTCCCAACCGCTCACCGTCACCTCCAACCTGAGCAGCCCTTTGGTGCAGGCCCAGAACGTCATCATCCACCGGACGCCCACCCCGATTCAACCCAAACCCGCCGGCGTCCTGCAGCAGAAGCTCTACCAGATCACCCCCAAACCCTTCGGCCCCAACAACACCACCTTGACCATCCAGAACGAAGCCGCCCTGCAGCAGCAAAAGGCCCAACAGAACTTGACCTTCATGGCCGGCAAACCCGGGCAGAACGTGGTGCTGTCGGGCTTCCCCCAGGGCCTCCCTGCCAACGTCTTCaagcagccgccgccgcagcaACAAGCCCTCAGCAAACCCATGAGCGTCCACCTGCTAAACCAGAGCAGCAGCATCGTCATCCCGGCGCAGCACGTCCCCCAGGCCATGCTGCAGGGTCAAAACCAGTTCTTGCTCCCCGGGCAACTGGCGGGGGCTTCCGCCGTGCAGCTCCCGCAGCAGCTCTCCGCCTTGCCGGCAAACATGGGGGGACAAATCCTGACCACCTCGCACCCCGGCGGGCAAGCCCACATCATCACGAGCCAAGGGCCCGGCGGGCAACTGATCACCAACCAAGCTTTGCCGGCGCAGATCCTCACCAACCAGAACATCGCCGGCCAGCTGAACCTGGGCCAGGTTCTCACCTCCCAGAACGCCCACGGCACCGCTCACATCCTCTCGGCCCCCATCCAGCTCCAACCCGGGCAAGTGGGCCAGCCGGCGCTTTTCCAGATGCCCGTTTCCTTGGCTGGCAGTTTGACCACTCAAAGCCAACCCTCCGTAGCCACTTCTTTAGGCCAAACTGGCCAAACGGTGATCCAGGGTGTGACGTTACCCAACCAGGTGGCCATGCTCAACGCCACCGAGAACCTGGGCCAGGCCGTCAGCATCCAAACCTCGGCTACTAGCCAGAGCCTGGGCCTCGGCCAGCCCCAACCGGCCTCGGGAGCCAGCTTGTTGCCCGCCACCGACCAATCCTCCATCCTCACCGTCCAAACCGCCGCTCAACCGCCCGCCCCGCTGCAGCTCAACGTCCCACCGCCGCCTCCACCGCCGCCCGCCCAGCAGCCAGGGacttcccagcccagccccagcctggcctccAGCCCGGAGAAGATCATCCTGGGCCAGGCGGCCGCCGGACCCGTCATCAACCAGGACTCCATGCAGATGTTCCTGCAGCAG GTGCCGCAGGGGATCATCCTGCAAGCGaagcagcagccccccagcagccaGGCGTCCCCCGCGCTCGCCCAGTTCAGCGGCACgcagggggggacggggacggggacgacGGCAGCCCCCACGCACGGCCACgcgcccgccgccctcccgcccgccTCCGCAG GTATTACCGCCCCAGTTCCTGCAGAGAGTAAAACCTTATCTGGCGTTTCCACCCCGATTTCTGCCGGGAAAGGGGCTGCGGCCCCGGGGAAGTCAGGAACTCCTCTCGCCATACAGCAGCCAGTTCAG ACAAAGCCCGGCGTCATCAGTTCCGTCTCGGGCCTGAACCTGGCCAAAGGGCCGCTGCAGATCCAGGTGGTGGGGAAGGGCCTGTCGCAGCTCGTGCCCTcggtccccgggcagggccagCAGCTG TACGACTCCAAGCTCGGCCTGAAGAAAGCCCCGACACTACAGCCCAGCAAGGAAGCTTG tttcCTGGAGCAGCTGCACAAGCACCAGGGCGCGGTGCTGCACCCCGACTACAAGACGCCGTTCCGCTCCTTCGACGACGCTTTGCAGCGGCTCCTGCCCTACCACGTCTACCAGGGGATGCTCCCCTCGGAGCAGGACTGCAGGAAGG TGGACGAGGAGTTCGAAGTGGTGTCCACCCAGCTGCTAAAGCGCACGCAAGCCATGCTCAACAAGTACCGCCTGCTGCTCCTGGAGGAGTCTCGG agGGTCAGCCCTTCCGCGGAGATGGTGATGATCGACCGCATGTTCATCCAGGAGGAAAAGACCATGTTGGCGCTCGACAAGCAGCTGGCCAAGGAGAAACCAG ACGAATACGTCTCCTCGTCCTCCCGCttgcagggccacccccctgcggCGGCcccggcctcctcctcctcctcctcttcctcctcctccggctCAACCCCGACCCCCGAGAACCCGAAGCTGCCCCTggccccctccgcgccccccctgcaccccaccaAACTGGTGATCAAACACAGTGGGGGCTCCCCCTCGGTCACCTGGGCCAAGGCCTCCCCCTCGCTGGACGGCGACGAGGACGCGCTGCCCTCGCGCAGCAAACCCCCCATCAAAACCTACGAGGCGCGGAGCCGCATCGGCCTTAAGCTCAAGATTAAGCAAGAAGCCGGGCTTAGCAAAGTGGTCCACAACACCGCGCTCGACCCCGTCCACCaaccccccgccgccgcctgccgcGTCATCAAAGGCCCCCCCGatccgccccccccgccgccgccgccgccgccctcggcCGCCGCGGGGCAGATGAACGGAACCGTCGACCACGTCGGTGCCGCCGCGGCGGCTCCTCCCGCCGAGAAAAAACCCGTCGTCACCTACTGCCGCCTGCCGCTGCGCAAAACCTACCGCGAGAACGTCGACGCGCCGGCGGCCGAGAAACCCGACGGCGGCTCCAACAAACCCGAcagaccccccctccccgccgccaccgccaaACCCGAGGACGGACCCCGCGGCGTCATCACGTCGCGCAAGAGCCACGACGGCCCCTCGGGGAAGAACCGGCCGGAGGAAAACCCCAAACTCCTCTTCCTCAACCGCGGCGACGCTCGGTCTTTGGTCGTCCAACCCAAAGGCGACGACGGCGCCGGCGGGTTGATGAAAGAACTGGCGGAAGTCGAGGACGAGTTTTATCGCGGGATGATTAAACCCGAACCTCCGGATCAAGAACTTACCTGGGAGGTTCCGTTGCCGCCGGCGAAACGGAGAAAATCCGAATCCTTCGAGGTGGACAACGCCAGTTTCTCCAGCGACAGCCCCCAGGACGATTCCCTCAACGAGCACCTCCAGAGCGCCATCGACAGCATCCTCAACCTGCAGCAACCTCAGGCCGGGGCCCAGAACGTCCGGACGCCTTCCTCCTCGTACAACTCCTCTTCCTCGCCCTTCTCCTCGCCCGTCCACCGGACGGACGCCTACCTTGCCCCCAATCACAACGGTGGCCTTGGCGCCAGGACGTTGAACAGATAA